The Ovis aries strain OAR_USU_Benz2616 breed Rambouillet chromosome 6, ARS-UI_Ramb_v3.0, whole genome shotgun sequence DNA segment CCAGCTAAGGATATCTGGCACTAGCCGCGTCTTTGGAAATCTGAGTACAAATCGAAATTGCTTTCTTTCAGCAAAACCAAGCAAAATGTGGAACAAATAAAATTTTGCGACTGAGTGTGAATGGCTGGATTCTGAACTGCACTTGTGTGTTAATAGTTCttgatgttcttttcttttaaaaaacaatactcTTCATAGTAGGAAATATTTCCGGATATATTATGAACAGTGATGCTTTTCTTGAAGGCTACAAATCAAAAACAGAACCAAAATTCTTAAAATTCCAAGAtaatgttattgtttagtcactcagtcgtgtccaactctttgcagccccatggactgtagcccatcagactcctctgtccatgggatttctcaggcaagaatactggagtgagctgccattttctttgccagggaatcttgccaccccagggattgaatccaggtctcctgcatttcaggcagacttttttttaactactgagccaccagggaaactggaAGATAATATAgagggtgattaaaaaaaaaaagtatacttttGCACAGTAATCTAACACAAAGCACTCACTGCATATAGCCAACAAAttccttactttaaaaatagttacaTAAACTCCATGATAGCTTTATGGCTACATAGATTAGAGATTGATTTCGGTCATTTGAATATGTACACAAGCTTATGTTTCTTTGCatactttttccttttggaaagaaTCTCCTTTCCTGGAAATTTCCAGAATCAGAAATGTGTGATTTACCCTAATAATATTTTACTATTACTAAATATCTGCACAGGATACTCTTAAACATTCATTATTAACTTCTTACAGACAGTATAGAAAGTTTGGGTTTTGACAAAGAAAAGCATGTACCCTTTCAGTGcatcataaaaacataaaatcttgGAAGAACATAAAAACTGAGGGATCAGACACCCAAACAGTCTTAAAAATCATCTAAAGAAATCCATTAACTGCTAGTTtcactaaaaccagcttgatcttGGTGTTTGTTTGGAGTTATACAAAATTCATCAGGTTTTCATTTAAGCCTCCGCTTAATTGGATTCTGATTCTGTTTCCCCCCTAATATATTTTATCATCAAATCAACCCAGCACTTCCTAGCCAGACCAAAAATTTTAAGACCTATCTAAAGAAGTATGTTTCTACTGATACGAAAGTaaactttcctttgtttctattgCATTAACCTATTGGCTTGTCTTTCTTTGCAGGCCACTCCTGCCATGATGTGTAGGTATGTAAAAGCTGACACTCCATAATATCTCCCATCATTCCAGTATTTGTTTTTAGCAGCTGTTGATCATTTCCTCAGAATCTagctttctcattctatttcttTCCAAATTAATACAAAAATCCTGCATCTGCTCCCATGTGTTCCTTTATTTTTGACTAAGACAAGACAGTAGAGAGTTTTCTTTTAGGGGGACTGTAaagaatatttacttatttggcctCAGTGATCATATCCTATAAAATAATGCTAATGTGTGCATCAACCATGGTAAGCACTTTTGGTATCTTTCACTACTGATGCATCTTTTTCTTGAACAAACTCTTTTATGAAGTTCTTATTCTGCGGGTTCATGATACATAGAGAGACACCCAAAGAAGGGTGAGACAGGCAGGTGCTGTGTTCTGAAGAGACTAaacatttcccttctttcttgtTTAATTTCTGCACTTCTACCGTGAGAAATTAAGCTGTTCTAAAAGAACTGAGGAGGATACTAGGGAAATAATGCTATTATGTTTagggaatttgtttttaaagtgggggttgggggaagagATTCAAAGCACAAGTATCAACCAGCAAGGTGAAAATTGTGGCAATTATTTCAAGACAAAGAAGCCTGAGGTTGGATAGCTGCAGCGGGTAGCAGTCCCTTTCATGagattctaattttcattttctttactttatgGCTTCCGAGCCTGCTCATTATCTCCCTGAAGGAAACATTAAACAAATTAAAACCCTGCCCGAACACTTTCATCGACCCTTTCTCTGAAACACAGCTTGTTTCCAATTCCTACAATCCAAATGAGACCGAGACCACAGACAACATTCTTTTTCTCTCACCACTTCTCAAATCTTAACATTCCTATTGAGCCTTGCTGAAACTTAATCTGCAAAAGAAACTCCTCTGCAATCTACTGGAGTCCAGATCCATTCCGCTCCCCACGCACCATCTAACACTCGGCCCAGCACACACTTCTGGGTGCTGTGGTTCTAAGAAGTCAGCCACTTCGACAAGAGGGTGGGcgtgaggaagaggaggggggcaggaggaggaggagggggtagaggaggaggaggaggagggagggagggagggatggctGTTGAGCAATTCAGAACAAGTTCCCTCCGAGGTCCAGTAGCCCTCCAGCTCTTTTTTCCTATTGAAAAGCCGGGAGAATCGGGAGGACGGGCCCCATGTCCCTACAACGCCCCCCAGCGCGGAGCAGAGGTCATGGAAATGTCAACGCAGCCCGTTCGCCCTGCCGAGCTACAAGTTGGCCGCTCCCCCCGCTGCCACCTATGCAGGAAGCCCTTTGCGGTCCCGCCCCACCATGAACAGGGGTTAGTCCGAACGCCCGCCACCCTTCCCCGAAAACCAAAAACCTGTATGGTGCTGCGTGTCACACGTAAAATGAGGAGGCCCCTTTTAGCTCTAATAAGTCAGTGTTTTTAGTTTCACCTCCTCTAAAAGTCCATCAGCTGCTCCTCTGCTCGATCTCCCTGTCAGGAGACGCCTCTATGAATCCTCCAACACCCTCTCTCTTCGCCCTTCCACGTCAGTCTTTCTGGAACCTAACCATGCTTGCCCGCCAAGTGACCACAGCTCGCCATCCATACCCTATGCCTCCTTTAACCAAACGAAAGCGTTTTGAAATACTTTACTATCTGAGACCGTTCCTAAGAAGCTTTGCCAAGAGACGTCCGGCTGCAGCAGAGGGCTTACTACTTTTCCTGGGATTCTGACCCCTATTAACTAATTTCCAGGATGCCGACGTCCGGGAGCTCAGAGGCCAGACGGCGCCGGCTGCCTTGCGGTGCGTGCGCGTGCGCGTCGGGACGGGGGTGGGGTGCGGCCGCGAGGACTGGGACCCGGGCGGTCGCCTTGGTCTCCCCACCCGCCCCCAGCGCCCCGGCCCCTAATGAGCCGCTGAAAGGGAGCGGGCTCCTGTGCGCGTGGCTCGCAGGCCTCCCGGAGTCCGGGGCGCCCTGATTGGCCAGCTGCGCCTCGCGACCTCCATTCATTAATAAATTAGCGGCACGCTCCAGCCGAGCGCGAGCCACCAATCACAATGGGCAGCGACGGCGACAACAGCCGCAGCCTGAGCCGATGCCGCCGCTCCAGCAGTCCGACCGCAGCCTCGAGCTCCAACGGGAGCTTTAGAACCGTGTTATGCTGATTAGATAAAGGGGGGAAAGAGAGGCGGGGGCGATGGAAagaggaggatggatggatggcaggGCCACGGGAGGGGGGGAAGTgggtgaagaaagaaagaaatgaatgatgATAATGCGATGAAAAGAGTAAGCCGGGTAGGGAAAAGCGGGGGAGAAGGGGGGCCAgcacaggggaggggaggagaacgCTGCGgctgagggctgggggtgggggggcggtgggggcccCGGGGGCAGATCTGATTGTTTTCTTGGTGGTATATAAGGGGTTTTAAGGAGAGTCGTGTGCCAGACACGCAGCCACTGAACCACAAGCAGCTTCGCTTTAACTGGAGTGCCTGGGAGTCGCGTGCCAGGAGCCGCGCGTCCAGGGACTGACTGACAAGACAGACACGCACCACCACCACAACACACGAGACCCGGGCGGGTCGCCGAGGCCGCCGGGGCTCTTGGCAAAGTCGCCGGTCAGAGAGGTCCCCCGCGGAGCCGCGCCGCAGCAGCGCCAGGCCCGGTGCCTCCAAGCCCGCAGAAGGAGCAGCGCTGAGCTCCCGGCTGCGCGGAGAACCGCAGCACGCGCCAAAGAGCGACGCCGAGGCACGTTTAGAGAGAGAACCGAGTAAGTACCCGCGCTGCGGCTTCCAGCTTCGGGGAGTTCCCCGCACGGCGTCCCACCGCATCCGAACGCCCTTCGCTGGCTACCAATCTTTTGTCGCGGGGTCGCAGTCCCTTCCCGGGAGAGAACGCAGCTGTCAGGGCGTGTCAGAGTTCGGAACCCAGTTGGCTGGCGACAGGGTCACAACAAGGGGCGCCCGCGAGCTGGGAGAACACAGGCAGGGTTTCCTCCCCAATTTACTTTCCTCCTTGGCGCGATTCCGAGCGGGTCTTCTCCGGCGCGCAGCAGTAAGTCCCGATAACACTGACAGCTTACCTCTGCTGCTATATGCACACCCCATTtggttctttctccctttctgctCTCTTCTACAGGATGTTCGTCAAATCCGAGACCTTGGAGttaaaggaggaggaggacgtgCTGGTGCTGCTTGGCTCGGCCTCCCCCGCCTCGGCGGCTCTGACCCCGGTATCTTCCAGCGCTgacgaggaggaagaggaggagctggGCGCGGCGGGCGGAGCGCGTCGGCAGCTTGGGGCAGAGGCCGGGCCCGCGGCGCTGGGCGGCTCGCCGGGAGGAGCCGAGGGCTGCCGGCCGGCGCGGCTGCTGGGTGTGGTGCACGAGTGCAAGCGGCGCCCTCCGAGGGCAAGGGCTGTTTCTCGCGGCGCCAAGACGGCCGAGACCGTGCAGCGCATCAAGAAGACCCGCAGACTGAAGGCCAACAACCGCGAGCGCAACCGCATGCACAATCTCAACGCGGCGCTGGACGCGCTGCGCGAGGTGCTCCCCACATTCCCAGAGGACGCCAAGCTCACCAAGATCGAGACCCTGCGTTTCGCCCACAACTACATATGGGCGCTCACCGAGACCCTGCGCCTGGCTGATCACTGCGGGGGCGGCGGCCTGCCCGGGGCGCTCTTCTCGGAGGCAGTCATGCTGAGCCCGGGAGGCACTAGCGCCGCCTTGAGCAGCAGCGCAGACAGCCCTTCGCCCGCCTCCACGTGGAGCTGCACAAACAGCCCCGCGGAGTCTTCCTCGGCGTCCTCCAGCTCCACCTCCCCCTACAGCTGCACTTTATCTCCCGCCAGCCCGGAGGGTTCAGACATGGACTATTGGCAGCCCCCACCTCCAGACAAGCACCGCTACGCACCTCACCTCCCCATAGTCAGGGACTGTATCTAGAACTGCCATCTCTGCTACCCACGCCAGGCCTTAGTGGGTACCCTTTCCTGCCCCCGATCAagccctccacccacccccctcCTGCCCCCCGCTTTCCATGCCCGGGAAACCGTCTCACTACTCAGAGCCTGTGTAGCCGTTCTGATTACTCGGTTATTTGTTGCCTTCCTTGGCTAAGGGCTTCCTTAGTTCAGCCAGGCTCTCTAATTTATTGGTATGATGGAGCTTATTGTCAAAGAGGATTGTAGAgtgtggggcggggaggggggaggcaCTTAAGGTAAAAAGATGCTGGGAAGAGATAAAGGTGACACGTCTAAAGAGTTTGTAGGGCGGACTGACGCTCCTGCCCTCTCGGTGCGATTCATGTGAATCTCCCAGGGGGAACGCAACCGGTTCCTGTGATCTCTTCACCTTTGCTTCTACATAGAGATGTTAATGTCGAGTAGAAAGAAATGTGTTTTAGCATCTGAATGATTTTACCGGTAATAATATTATCCACAGATTTGCAATGGCTGGCATCTGCCTTATTCCCAGTGCTGCCTGCGGGCTGTGGGAATTTCACCTGTCAAACCAAACTTTCTCTCTCTGATGTGCACTTTGTTCTGTTTCCCAGATTCGTCACAATGCCTATTGTCCcgctcttctctttcctttttcttctccattttgccATCTGTCTCTTATGATTTATAAGGGGGAAAAAGTTGTTTTGTTAGAGGGCCAGGTTAGAAGTCATTGTATAATTTGTAGGCTTTGTAATGATTGAATGCAAGCGTGGAAATTTAGGCTGAACTCTctatcaaaaggaaaaatgtggAGGAAAACGGAAAAATCAGGAGGGAGGATTGCTTCATGAATTATTTATCTCGACCTTTTAGGGGAGAAGAAACTCCCCCGTTCTttcaagagattaaaaataaatcaacagaCTGAAAACCTAAGCAGACACGGAGCATTATCAGGATCAGCCACACACGTGTTTCCTTctatttattataaagaaaaatttcatgGGAAAAGTATGTATTTTTTGTATATTCTACAGAGTTTATTCTAGTATGTATTTACGTcttgaaagaacaagaaaattgTTCTTGTGATTAAACTATAAATAAAGTAtctaattttcataatttttgtgtgtttcatTATTACTTTCCTGTTTAGGTGGCTTTTAGAAGAATAAGTTGCACTTTTTTCTTAACTCCCTGTATCAAATTGAGTAGAGtacctgtttgtttttgttttgtcaatgTTTGTGTGTAGATTTCATTGACACAAGATTTCATTGACATAAGGTCTAAGCAATCACAGGAAGCTGAATTATATTCAAGACACTAACACTGATATAAAACTTAACTCTCCATACAAATAAAAGCTTGGTTTTTAAGAAATCAATTTCTGAGCAaacaagattatttaaaaaaaagttttggttttgggaatttaaattataattaagtAATGATGAGCACCAAAGTTcagaaacttttcttttaaaaaatggtggaGTTGAACTATCTTGACGGAGTGTGTAGAAATTTGGTTCTTACACTTCACTTCTTTGAGCTTCAGTTATCGTCTGTAAACAAAAGGGATGGACAGTGATCTCTAACATTGTAACATAACTGAGTTTATGAATTCATTATTGGAAGCTGATTTCATGTTAGCCAATTCAGTCTTTGTTAAAGCAGTTTACATAGTCAAAACATCttcagagagaaagcaaaaatg contains these protein-coding regions:
- the NEUROG2 gene encoding neurogenin-2, with the protein product MFVKSETLELKEEEDVLVLLGSASPASAALTPVSSSADEEEEEELGAAGGARRQLGAEAGPAALGGSPGGAEGCRPARLLGVVHECKRRPPRARAVSRGAKTAETVQRIKKTRRLKANNRERNRMHNLNAALDALREVLPTFPEDAKLTKIETLRFAHNYIWALTETLRLADHCGGGGLPGALFSEAVMLSPGGTSAALSSSADSPSPASTWSCTNSPAESSSASSSSTSPYSCTLSPASPEGSDMDYWQPPPPDKHRYAPHLPIVRDCI